A window of Rhizobium acidisoli contains these coding sequences:
- a CDS encoding efflux RND transporter permease subunit, with the protein MNFSAWSIRNPIAPLLAFCLLIFIGMQSFNKLPITRFPNIDVPLVSISVTQSGASPAELEMQVTKEIEDAIASITGIDEIQSTVTDGSSQTNVMFRMEVPTEQAVQDVKDAIDRIRSDLPATAEAPIVTKVDVEGQAIQTFAVSSPDMSLEELSWFVDDTVKRALQGQAGIGRVDRYGGAEREVRIELTPGKLDAYGITAASVNEQLRGTNIDLGSGRGQVAGSEQAIRVLGDARNVAELADTTIALPNGRFVKLSDLGVIKDTYEEPKSFSRFNDTPVVTFGVFRSKGASEVSVAETVAQSLDKVRSENPNVKIELIDDSVYFTYGNYEAAIHTLLEGALLAVIVVLLFLRNWRATLISAIALPLSAIPTFWVMDMMGFSLNLVSFLALTLATGILVDDAIVEIENIARHIKMGKTPYRAAIEAADEIGLAVIATTFTIIAVFVPVSFMPGIPGQYFIQFGLTVAFSVFFSLMVARLITPMMAAYLMRAEDGVDDHHDNDSLLMKGYTRLVTGTTRKWYWRYTTLIVAFIFTVGSVISLFMFVPGSFLPTEDASRIVLSVELPPNARLDDTEKTTDAIYDRVKDINGVESVFVLGGASPKGDLELRRATITLALDKLDQSLIKKMVNDGLGAIPVIGPMLPKVEVHGRERPQWDIEKEVFAKLRDIPDVHILKLNDRGERDLAFNFLSKNEKDLNDAVGILESKLRADPLLANVSADGALPRPELQVYPRKDEAARLGITPQQISETIRVATIGDVDAALAKISLDDRQIPIRVQAAVDMRRDLSAIRALKIQTASGGTVPLASVANIDYSEGVSSIKRNNRYRVVAIGSDLPQGVALDTASARFREIVKAANIPATVHLAESGDTKVQSEMQQSFVNAMLMGLLLVLTVLILLFKNVIQPFTILFSLPLAIGGVAAALIITSNPLSMPVMIGILMLMGVVTKNAILLVDFAIEMRHQGMARVEAMVEAGRKRARPIIMTSIAMSAGMLPSALGVGEGGSFRAPMAIAVIGGIIVSTVLSLVVVPSFFLIMDDLSRLLGWMFGRLVGRKDEEELPLSREDLTRVTRENRDDIDSLEERLTAIEKPESKRKNANGKDTNVLRLPPFAAE; encoded by the coding sequence ATGAATTTTTCAGCCTGGTCCATTCGAAATCCGATCGCGCCGCTGCTGGCCTTCTGCCTGTTGATATTCATCGGCATGCAGTCCTTCAACAAGCTGCCGATCACGCGCTTCCCGAACATCGACGTTCCGCTTGTTTCGATCAGCGTGACGCAGAGCGGCGCGTCGCCCGCCGAACTCGAAATGCAGGTGACGAAGGAGATCGAAGACGCGATCGCCTCCATCACCGGCATCGACGAAATCCAGTCGACGGTGACCGACGGCAGCTCGCAGACCAACGTCATGTTCCGCATGGAAGTGCCGACGGAGCAGGCCGTGCAGGACGTCAAGGATGCGATCGACCGCATTCGCAGCGATCTGCCGGCGACCGCCGAGGCACCGATCGTCACCAAGGTCGATGTCGAGGGCCAGGCGATCCAGACCTTCGCCGTGTCCTCGCCCGACATGTCGCTGGAAGAACTCTCCTGGTTCGTCGACGATACGGTCAAGCGTGCGCTGCAGGGCCAGGCCGGCATCGGCCGCGTCGACCGTTACGGCGGCGCCGAGCGCGAAGTGCGCATCGAACTCACTCCCGGCAAGCTCGATGCCTATGGCATCACCGCGGCGAGCGTGAACGAGCAGCTGCGCGGCACAAACATCGACCTCGGCTCCGGCCGCGGCCAGGTGGCCGGCAGCGAACAGGCGATCCGCGTTCTCGGCGATGCCCGCAACGTCGCCGAGCTCGCCGACACGACGATTGCGCTGCCGAACGGCCGCTTTGTCAAGCTGTCCGATCTCGGTGTCATCAAGGACACCTATGAAGAGCCGAAATCCTTCTCGCGCTTCAATGATACGCCTGTTGTCACCTTCGGCGTCTTTCGCTCCAAGGGCGCCAGCGAAGTCAGCGTCGCCGAAACCGTCGCACAGAGCCTCGACAAGGTCCGCAGCGAAAACCCGAACGTGAAGATCGAACTGATCGACGATTCGGTTTATTTCACCTACGGCAACTACGAAGCCGCCATCCATACGCTGCTCGAAGGCGCGCTGCTCGCCGTCATCGTCGTCCTCCTGTTCCTGAGAAACTGGCGCGCGACGCTGATCTCGGCCATCGCCCTGCCACTGTCGGCGATCCCGACCTTCTGGGTCATGGACATGATGGGCTTCTCGCTGAACCTCGTCAGCTTCCTCGCCTTGACGCTCGCGACCGGCATCCTGGTCGACGACGCGATCGTCGAAATCGAGAACATCGCCCGCCACATCAAGATGGGCAAGACGCCCTATCGGGCGGCGATCGAGGCGGCGGATGAAATCGGCCTTGCCGTCATCGCCACCACCTTCACCATCATCGCCGTCTTCGTGCCGGTTTCCTTCATGCCGGGCATTCCCGGCCAGTATTTCATCCAGTTCGGCCTGACCGTCGCCTTCTCCGTCTTCTTCTCGCTGATGGTGGCACGCCTTATCACCCCGATGATGGCCGCCTATCTGATGCGTGCGGAAGACGGCGTCGACGATCATCACGACAATGACAGCCTGCTGATGAAGGGCTATACGCGCCTTGTCACCGGCACGACCCGTAAGTGGTATTGGCGTTATACGACCCTGATCGTAGCCTTCATCTTCACGGTAGGTTCGGTCATCTCGTTGTTCATGTTCGTGCCCGGCAGCTTCCTGCCGACGGAAGATGCTTCGCGCATCGTTCTCTCCGTCGAACTGCCGCCGAATGCACGGCTTGACGATACCGAGAAGACGACCGATGCGATCTATGACAGGGTCAAGGATATCAACGGCGTCGAAAGCGTCTTCGTCCTCGGCGGCGCATCGCCGAAGGGTGATCTCGAACTGCGCCGTGCGACCATCACGCTGGCGCTTGATAAGCTCGACCAATCGCTGATCAAGAAGATGGTCAATGACGGGCTCGGCGCCATCCCGGTCATCGGTCCGATGTTGCCGAAGGTGGAAGTCCACGGTCGTGAACGTCCGCAATGGGATATCGAAAAGGAAGTTTTCGCCAAGCTGCGCGACATTCCCGACGTCCATATCCTGAAACTCAATGACCGCGGTGAACGCGACCTCGCCTTCAACTTCCTCTCCAAGAACGAGAAGGACCTGAACGACGCCGTCGGCATTCTGGAATCCAAGCTCCGCGCCGATCCGCTGCTTGCCAATGTCAGCGCCGACGGCGCCCTGCCCCGTCCGGAACTGCAGGTCTATCCACGCAAGGATGAGGCCGCACGCCTCGGCATCACGCCGCAGCAGATCTCCGAGACGATCCGTGTCGCCACCATCGGTGATGTCGATGCGGCTCTTGCCAAGATCTCGCTCGACGATCGCCAGATCCCGATCCGGGTCCAGGCGGCGGTCGATATGCGCCGTGATCTCTCGGCCATCCGCGCATTGAAGATCCAGACAGCCAGCGGCGGCACCGTTCCGCTCGCTAGCGTCGCCAATATCGACTATTCCGAAGGCGTAAGTTCGATCAAGCGCAACAACCGCTACCGCGTCGTGGCGATCGGCTCCGACCTGCCGCAGGGCGTAGCGCTCGACACGGCTTCGGCCCGCTTCCGCGAGATCGTCAAGGCGGCCAATATCCCGGCCACGGTGCATCTTGCCGAAAGCGGCGATACCAAGGTGCAGAGCGAGATGCAGCAGAGCTTCGTCAACGCCATGTTGATGGGCCTCCTGCTGGTGCTGACAGTGCTGATCCTGCTCTTCAAGAACGTGATTCAGCCCTTCACCATCCTCTTCTCGCTGCCGCTCGCCATCGGCGGCGTCGCGGCGGCTCTGATCATCACCAGCAATCCGCTGTCGATGCCCGTGATGATCGGCATCCTGATGCTGATGGGTGTCGTCACCAAGAACGCTATCCTCCTCGTCGATTTCGCGATCGAGATGCGCCACCAGGGCATGGCTCGCGTCGAAGCCATGGTCGAAGCCGGCCGCAAGCGCGCCCGGCCGATCATCATGACCTCGATCGCCATGTCGGCGGGCATGCTGCCTTCCGCGCTGGGCGTCGGTGAAGGCGGTTCGTTCCGCGCGCCGATGGCGATCGCCGTGATCGGCGGCATCATCGTCTCGACGGTGCTCTCGCTCGTCGTCGTGCCGTCCTTCTTCCTGATCATGGACGATCTGTCCCGCCTGCTCGGCTGGATGTTCGGCCGCCTGGTCGGCAGGAAGGACGAGGAGGAACTGCCGCTGTCGCGCGAGGATCTCACCCGCGTCACCCGCGAGAACCGCGACGATATCGACTCGTTGGAGGAGCGGCTGACCGCGATCGAAAAGCCGGAAAGCAAGCGCAAGAACGCCAATGGCAAAGACACCAACGTGCTGCGGCTGCCGCCTTTCGCAGCAGAATAA
- a CDS encoding TIGR02117 family protein, which translates to MKTGIRWLLRAVFLLVFLAACGTFIPRPLIAPVEAWSAAATHRILLLSGPIHTDIAIPLDEETRAAFSFLAETGFPLGHPDAEWLIIGWGGRAFYLETPSWSELKPLPVLRALTIDRSVLHVDLAGHITEPQPAVAAFDIGDDQMARLRDFISDSFVRDASVVAPIPDAGYGEIDRFFEAKGYFNALFGCNTWTAAALRSAGLQTGLWNPLPQSLRLSLGVYN; encoded by the coding sequence ATGAAAACAGGCATCCGCTGGCTGTTGCGGGCCGTATTCCTGCTCGTGTTTCTGGCGGCCTGCGGAACCTTCATTCCCCGGCCGCTGATTGCCCCCGTCGAGGCGTGGTCTGCGGCGGCGACGCATCGGATTTTGCTGCTGTCCGGACCGATCCATACCGATATTGCTATTCCGCTCGACGAGGAGACGCGGGCTGCCTTTTCCTTTCTCGCCGAGACCGGTTTTCCGCTCGGCCATCCGGATGCGGAATGGCTCATCATCGGCTGGGGCGGCCGCGCCTTCTATCTGGAAACCCCGAGCTGGTCGGAGCTGAAGCCACTGCCCGTGCTGCGGGCGCTGACGATCGACCGTTCGGTGCTGCATGTCGACCTTGCCGGTCACATTACCGAGCCGCAGCCCGCCGTTGCGGCGTTCGATATCGGCGACGATCAAATGGCGCGGCTGCGCGATTTCATCTCGGACAGCTTCGTTCGCGACGCGAGCGTGGTGGCGCCAATCCCGGATGCGGGTTACGGCGAGATCGACCGGTTCTTCGAGGCTAAGGGATATTTCAACGCCCTCTTCGGCTGCAACACCTGGACGGCTGCCGCGCTCCGCTCGGCGGGGCTTCAGACCGGCTTATGGAACCCGCTTCCACAATCATTGCGATTGTCTCTCGGTGTCTACAATTGA
- a CDS encoding urease accessory protein UreF: MTGDRELQALLRLTAWLSPAFPVGSFAYSGGLERAVADGLVTDAVSLAAWIGTLIGYGSVWNDAVLLAESHRWQAEPARLVEIAALAEALAGSRERHQETMLLGDAFLTAARAWPDGVFERLPDKAAYPVAVGAVTGAHGIGPEKALAVFLHAYASQAVSSGIRLGVTGQRDGVAVLAGLEECITEVARRAAASTLDDLGSATVQADIAGLRHETQATRLFRS, encoded by the coding sequence ATGACGGGAGATCGTGAGCTGCAGGCATTGCTGCGTCTGACGGCATGGCTCTCGCCGGCCTTTCCGGTCGGCAGCTTTGCCTATTCGGGCGGGCTGGAGCGGGCGGTGGCGGACGGGCTGGTCACCGATGCCGTCTCGCTGGCGGCTTGGATCGGCACGCTGATCGGCTATGGTTCGGTTTGGAACGATGCGGTGCTTTTGGCCGAAAGCCACAGGTGGCAGGCAGAGCCCGCACGCCTTGTCGAGATTGCCGCGCTTGCGGAGGCGCTTGCCGGATCGCGCGAGCGCCATCAGGAAACCATGCTGCTCGGCGACGCCTTCCTGACGGCGGCACGCGCCTGGCCTGATGGCGTGTTCGAAAGACTGCCTGACAAGGCGGCCTATCCCGTCGCGGTCGGGGCGGTCACTGGCGCGCACGGCATCGGGCCTGAGAAGGCGCTCGCCGTCTTCCTGCATGCCTATGCCTCGCAGGCGGTTTCCTCAGGCATCCGCCTCGGCGTGACCGGCCAGAGGGACGGTGTTGCCGTGCTTGCCGGTCTCGAAGAGTGCATCACGGAGGTCGCGCGGCGGGCAGCGGCCTCGACGCTCGACGATCTCGGCTCGGCGACGGTGCAGGCCGATATTGCCGGCCTGCGGCATGAGACGCAGGCGACGCGGCTGTTCCGTTCGTGA
- the ureE gene encoding urease accessory protein UreE yields the protein MQRVTSYLPAGTPSSHPTAQVKLPHDLRHLRRKLLHLENGEMVMLDLKDPVLFANGDLLVRDDGELIEILAADEKLFEIRGHDRTHLVELAWHLGNRHLAAQIEEDRIVILRDHVIRSMLQGLGATVLDIDEPFQPARGAYHSHGAHSHDQGHAAHDHGHEHKHDHGHDHVHGPGCDHDHDHDHGHHHDHKHD from the coding sequence ATGCAGCGCGTTACCTCCTATCTTCCCGCCGGAACCCCGTCCTCCCATCCGACCGCCCAGGTCAAGCTGCCGCACGATCTGCGCCATCTGCGCCGCAAGCTGCTGCATCTGGAAAATGGCGAGATGGTCATGCTCGATCTCAAGGACCCGGTGCTTTTTGCCAATGGCGACCTGCTGGTGCGCGACGACGGCGAACTGATCGAGATTCTCGCGGCCGATGAGAAACTGTTTGAAATTCGCGGCCATGACCGCACGCATCTGGTCGAGCTTGCCTGGCATCTCGGCAACCGCCATCTCGCGGCCCAGATCGAGGAAGACCGTATCGTCATCCTGCGCGACCACGTCATTCGCAGCATGCTGCAGGGGCTCGGCGCCACCGTCCTCGACATCGACGAACCCTTCCAGCCGGCGCGCGGCGCCTATCATTCCCATGGCGCGCATTCGCACGATCAGGGTCATGCGGCGCATGACCACGGGCATGAGCACAAACATGATCACGGCCACGACCATGTGCATGGGCCGGGATGTGATCACGACCATGACCATGACCACGGACATCATCACGACCATAAGCACGACTGA
- a CDS encoding ABC transporter substrate-binding protein, which yields MKKLMVAMMASAMTLAAAQAMAADKVVLQLKWVTQSQFGGYYVAKDKGFYKEEGLDVDIKPGGPDIAPEQVIAGGGADVIVDWMGGALVAREKGVPLVNIAQPYQKSGLEMICRKDGPVKTEADFKGHTLGVWFFGNEYPFFAWMNKLGLSTEGGANGVTVLKQSFDVQPLVQKQADCISVMTYNEYWQAIDAGFKPEELTVFNYTEMGNDLLEDGLYAMEDKLKDPAFKEKMVKFVRASMKGWKYATENPDEAAEIVMDNGGQDDNHQKRMMGEVAKLVGDGSGKLDEALYARTTKALLDQKIINKEPSGAWTHDITDAASK from the coding sequence ATGAAAAAGTTGATGGTTGCAATGATGGCGAGCGCGATGACGCTTGCCGCTGCCCAGGCGATGGCCGCCGACAAGGTGGTGCTGCAGCTGAAATGGGTCACGCAGAGCCAGTTCGGCGGTTATTACGTCGCCAAGGACAAGGGCTTCTATAAGGAAGAAGGCCTCGACGTCGATATCAAGCCGGGCGGCCCTGATATTGCCCCCGAGCAGGTGATCGCCGGCGGTGGCGCCGATGTCATCGTCGATTGGATGGGCGGCGCCCTGGTTGCCCGCGAAAAGGGCGTCCCGCTCGTCAACATCGCCCAGCCCTACCAGAAATCGGGCCTGGAAATGATTTGCCGCAAGGACGGCCCGGTCAAGACCGAAGCCGACTTCAAGGGCCACACGCTCGGCGTCTGGTTCTTCGGCAACGAATATCCCTTCTTCGCCTGGATGAACAAGCTGGGTCTGTCGACGGAAGGCGGCGCGAACGGCGTCACCGTGCTGAAGCAGAGCTTCGACGTGCAGCCACTCGTCCAGAAGCAGGCCGACTGCATCTCTGTGATGACCTACAATGAATACTGGCAGGCGATCGATGCCGGCTTCAAGCCGGAGGAACTGACGGTCTTCAACTATACCGAGATGGGCAACGACCTGTTGGAAGACGGCCTCTATGCGATGGAAGACAAGCTGAAGGACCCGGCCTTCAAGGAGAAGATGGTCAAGTTCGTCCGCGCCTCGATGAAGGGCTGGAAATATGCGACCGAAAACCCCGACGAAGCCGCCGAGATCGTGATGGACAATGGCGGTCAGGACGATAATCACCAGAAGCGGATGATGGGCGAAGTCGCCAAGCTGGTCGGTGACGGCTCAGGCAAGCTGGACGAAGCGCTCTATGCCCGCACCACAAAGGCGCTGCTCGATCAGAAGATCATCAACAAGGAGCCCTCGGGCGCCTGGACGCACGACATTACCGACGCCGCATCCAAGTAA
- a CDS encoding efflux RND transporter periplasmic adaptor subunit, with amino-acid sequence MARKPIEILGAATLFAAALAASTVFSQEKPVEKPQQNLPAIVVTKAVNRTLVDRVIGTGTIKPVEEVYIQPQVEGLSIRTLKADVGDKVQAESTLATLNDDALVLEKSQMMATKAKGEASLAQLRAQLIEAQANAEQARQQQARAQEMVKKGTVSTAQVEQADATAAAANARVVSAEQAIEVAEADLKVFDSQIADADLKLARTDVKTPVAGTVSAKNAKVGAIAAGNGDPLFTLIRDGDVELVAEVAESDIVRVAAGQKAAISLSGSREKLSGAVRLVSPTVDAVTRLGLVHISIDDDSKARSGMYGSAEIIVRETEGVSLPLTAVLTGNEGSSARKVEDGVVKFAKVETGIQDGAYVEIVDGLKSGDEVVAKAGAYVRDGDHITPVREQPPASN; translated from the coding sequence ATGGCACGCAAGCCGATTGAAATTCTAGGCGCCGCTACCCTTTTTGCAGCAGCTCTCGCTGCATCCACGGTATTTTCGCAGGAAAAGCCAGTCGAAAAACCGCAGCAGAATCTGCCGGCGATCGTCGTCACCAAGGCTGTGAATCGCACGCTCGTCGACCGTGTCATCGGCACGGGAACGATCAAGCCCGTCGAGGAAGTTTATATTCAACCACAGGTCGAAGGCCTGTCAATCCGCACGCTGAAAGCCGATGTCGGCGACAAGGTTCAGGCGGAAAGCACCTTGGCGACGCTCAACGACGACGCGCTGGTGCTGGAGAAGAGCCAGATGATGGCGACGAAAGCCAAGGGTGAGGCAAGCCTCGCCCAGCTGCGCGCCCAGCTCATCGAGGCGCAGGCCAATGCCGAACAGGCAAGACAGCAGCAGGCCCGCGCCCAGGAAATGGTCAAGAAGGGCACGGTTTCCACCGCCCAGGTCGAGCAGGCCGATGCGACGGCCGCCGCCGCCAATGCCCGCGTCGTCTCCGCCGAACAGGCGATCGAGGTCGCCGAGGCCGATCTCAAAGTCTTCGACAGCCAGATCGCCGATGCGGATTTGAAGCTGGCGCGCACCGATGTGAAGACGCCGGTGGCCGGCACGGTCTCGGCGAAGAACGCCAAGGTCGGCGCCATTGCCGCCGGCAACGGCGATCCGCTGTTCACCCTGATCCGCGACGGCGATGTCGAGCTTGTCGCGGAGGTCGCCGAAAGCGACATCGTCAGGGTCGCGGCCGGCCAGAAGGCGGCGATTTCGCTTTCCGGCAGCCGCGAGAAGCTTTCCGGCGCCGTGCGCTTGGTGTCGCCGACCGTCGATGCGGTCACCCGCCTCGGCCTCGTCCATATCTCTATCGACGACGACAGCAAGGCGCGCTCCGGCATGTATGGCAGCGCCGAGATCATCGTTCGCGAGACGGAGGGCGTATCGCTTCCGCTGACCGCCGTGCTCACTGGTAACGAAGGCTCGTCGGCCCGCAAGGTCGAGGATGGCGTGGTGAAATTCGCCAAGGTCGAGACCGGCATCCAGGACGGAGCCTATGTCGAGATCGTCGATGGATTGAAGAGCGGCGACGAGGTCGTGGCCAAGGCGGGCGCTTATGTCCGTGACGGCGACCACATCACGCCGGTGCGTGAACAGCCCCCGGCTTCCAACTAA
- a CDS encoding ABC transporter permease encodes MRHLTFSWQGVTALLFCMAALVTLPLLAEGAAQPFTDGTASLVFTIVVAAALLSFAPQPPAYRATVLFIGAHGAAWMLLSALSGNEGMATRAYFLLLFSCWLLAWRCVTELSKLQPVTSFGKSALQLLIPAIFGAWILILWEAATRGAGIPFIILPPPSAIGARIMASLPILGADVRQTIFKAVLIGYIVGCLSGFVVAVLADRITFLRRGLLPIGNMVSALPIIGVAPVMVMWFGFDWPSKAAVVIIMTFFPMLVNTVAGLAASGSMERDLMRTYASSDWQTLFKLKLPAAMPFIFNALKINSTLALIGAIVAEFFGTPIVGMGFRISTEIGRMNVDMVWAEIAIAALAGSIFYGIIALTERAVTFWHPSIRGG; translated from the coding sequence ATGAGACATTTGACCTTCTCCTGGCAGGGCGTGACCGCCCTCCTCTTCTGCATGGCAGCGCTTGTCACCCTGCCGCTTCTGGCCGAAGGTGCGGCGCAGCCCTTCACCGACGGCACGGCAAGCCTCGTCTTCACCATCGTCGTTGCGGCTGCCCTGCTGTCCTTTGCGCCGCAGCCGCCGGCCTACCGCGCCACCGTGCTGTTCATCGGCGCGCATGGCGCCGCCTGGATGCTGCTTTCCGCTCTCTCCGGCAATGAGGGCATGGCTACGCGGGCGTATTTCCTGCTGCTGTTTTCCTGCTGGCTGCTTGCCTGGCGATGCGTCACCGAGCTGTCGAAACTGCAGCCCGTCACTTCTTTCGGCAAATCGGCGCTCCAGCTGCTGATCCCGGCGATCTTCGGCGCCTGGATCCTCATCCTCTGGGAAGCCGCGACGCGCGGCGCCGGCATTCCCTTCATCATCCTGCCGCCGCCGAGCGCCATCGGTGCCCGTATCATGGCATCCCTGCCTATCCTCGGTGCCGATGTCAGGCAGACGATCTTCAAGGCGGTGCTGATCGGTTATATCGTCGGCTGCCTCAGTGGCTTTGTGGTTGCGGTGCTGGCTGACCGCATCACTTTCCTGCGCCGCGGTCTCCTGCCGATCGGCAACATGGTGTCGGCCTTGCCGATCATCGGCGTCGCACCGGTGATGGTTATGTGGTTCGGCTTCGACTGGCCGTCGAAAGCCGCCGTCGTCATCATCATGACCTTCTTCCCGATGCTGGTGAATACCGTCGCCGGCCTTGCCGCCTCCGGCAGCATGGAGCGCGACCTGATGCGCACCTACGCCTCGAGCGACTGGCAGACGCTGTTCAAGCTCAAGCTTCCGGCCGCCATGCCCTTCATTTTCAACGCACTGAAGATCAACTCGACGCTGGCGCTGATTGGTGCCATCGTTGCCGAATTCTTCGGGACGCCGATCGTCGGCATGGGTTTCCGCATCTCCACCGAGATCGGCCGTATGAATGTCGACATGGTTTGGGCGGAAATCGCTATCGCGGCGCTGGCCGGATCGATCTTTTATGGCATCATCGCCCTGACCGAACGGGCGGTGACGTTCTGGCATCCGTCTATCCGTGGTGGCTAG
- the ureG gene encoding urease accessory protein UreG — protein MKSRNGPLRVGIGGPVGSGKTALTEKLCKAMRDNYSVAVVTNDIYTTEDAEALVRMQALPSDRIVGVETGGCPHTAIREDATINLQAIAGLNQRIPDLDVVFIESGGDNLAATFSPDLADITIYVISVCQGEEIPRKGGPGITRSDLLVINKKDLAPYVGADLEVMDRDATRMRASRPFVFSDMKRGDGVSSIVSFLRELGGL, from the coding sequence ATGAAATCTAGAAACGGACCTCTGCGCGTCGGCATCGGCGGGCCGGTCGGCTCGGGCAAGACGGCGCTGACCGAAAAGCTCTGCAAGGCGATGCGCGACAACTATTCCGTCGCTGTCGTTACCAATGACATCTACACGACCGAGGATGCCGAGGCGCTGGTGCGCATGCAGGCATTGCCTTCGGACCGGATCGTCGGTGTCGAAACTGGCGGCTGTCCGCACACCGCCATTCGCGAGGATGCAACGATCAATCTTCAGGCGATTGCCGGCCTCAACCAGCGGATTCCCGATCTCGACGTGGTCTTCATCGAGTCCGGCGGCGACAATCTGGCAGCGACCTTTTCGCCCGATCTTGCCGATATCACCATCTATGTCATCTCCGTCTGCCAGGGCGAGGAAATCCCTCGCAAGGGCGGGCCCGGCATCACCCGCTCGGATCTTCTCGTCATCAACAAGAAGGATCTGGCGCCCTATGTGGGCGCCGATCTCGAGGTGATGGACCGGGATGCGACGCGCATGCGCGCAAGCCGCCCCTTCGTCTTCTCCGACATGAAGCGCGGCGACGGCGTCAGCTCGATTGTCAGCTTTCTCAGGGAGCTGGGCGGGCTCTGA
- a CDS encoding GGDEF domain-containing protein, with product MRNWMSLQADFGNFQYRGNVYVFALKMSFLTVLLSGVIMAVTIPPLGFLGLLPVTLSHAIGFGVIFSWLVGGTVSGMLSLAAGFALHELTLSRAEFEKLSRTDTLSGLLNRRAFTEALENTEGDASLVIFDVDRFKAINDRFGHGCGDAVITAVSAMLISAFDEMSVVARLGGEEFGVIISGEPLEARMERIEGVRARIAGGAIAAEGHDIRITVSGGVADLAAGRNKQAVYASADRALYLAKALGRNRVVHEREGLHHAWHGLADNGLEARGRGVESDNVMQAYGI from the coding sequence ATGAGAAACTGGATGTCGCTGCAGGCCGATTTCGGCAATTTCCAATATCGTGGGAACGTCTATGTCTTTGCATTGAAGATGAGCTTTTTGACGGTTCTTCTCTCCGGCGTCATCATGGCGGTGACAATACCGCCGCTCGGTTTTCTCGGGCTGCTGCCGGTGACGCTCTCGCACGCGATCGGCTTCGGCGTCATTTTTTCCTGGCTCGTCGGCGGCACGGTTTCCGGCATGCTGTCGCTGGCCGCTGGTTTTGCCCTGCACGAACTGACGCTGTCGCGGGCGGAGTTCGAAAAGCTCAGCCGAACGGACACGCTTTCCGGACTGTTGAACCGCCGCGCTTTTACAGAGGCGCTCGAAAACACCGAAGGCGACGCCTCGCTTGTTATTTTCGATGTCGACCGCTTCAAGGCGATCAACGATCGCTTCGGCCATGGCTGCGGCGATGCCGTCATCACCGCGGTCTCGGCCATGCTCATATCCGCCTTCGATGAAATGTCCGTCGTCGCAAGGCTGGGCGGGGAGGAGTTCGGCGTCATCATCTCCGGCGAGCCGCTGGAGGCGCGGATGGAACGCATCGAAGGTGTCCGGGCCCGGATCGCAGGCGGCGCCATCGCAGCCGAGGGGCATGATATCCGCATCACCGTTTCCGGCGGTGTCGCCGATCTCGCCGCCGGGCGCAACAAGCAGGCGGTCTATGCGTCGGCAGACCGGGCGCTTTATCTCGCCAAGGCGCTCGGGCGCAATCGGGTCGTACATGAGCGGGAAGGCCTGCATCATGCCTGGCACGGGCTCGCCGATAATGGCCTCGAGGCCAGGGGCAGGGGAGTTGAGAGCGACAACGTGATGCAGGCTTACGGAATATAA